GCGTGCTGAAATCGCTAAAATCCACCGTCGTATCGGAGCTACAACTATCTACGTAACTCACGACCAAACAGAAGCGATGACACTTGCAGACCGTATCGTTATCATGTCAGCAACTAAAAACCCTGCTGGTACTGGTACTATCGGACGTGTTGAACAAATCGGTACTCCTCAAGAAGTTTACAAAAACCCAGTTAACAAATTCGTAGCAGGATTCATCGGAAGCCCAGCTATGAACTTCATCAACGTAAAATTGATCGGTGACCACATCGTTGGTGACGCCTTTAACTTGAAAGTTCCAGAAGGTGCTTTGAAAGTTCTTCGCGATAAAGGATACGAAGGTAAAGAGTTGATCTTCGGTATCCGTCCAGAAGACGTGAACGCAGAACCTGCTTTCCTTGAAACATTCCCAGAATCAGTTGTGAAAGCAACTATCTCTGTATCAGAATTGCTTGGTTCAGAATCTCACCTATACTGCCAAGTTGGTAAAGATGAATTCGTTGCTAAGGTTGACGCACGTGACTACTTGCAAGCTGGTGCAACTGTGGAACTTGGATTTGACTTGAACAAAGCTCACTTCTTTGACGTAGAAACTGAAAAGACAGTTTACTAATACCTACTGACACTGTAGAGACTGATACGATATGTCTCAGTCTCTTTCATTTTAAGGAGACAAAACATGGAAAAAGACTGGTGGAAGGGGAAGGTCGCTTATCAGATCTACCCAAAAAGCTTTAAAGATAGCAATGGTGATGGCGTTGGGGATTTGAAAGGAATCACGAAGAAACTCGATTACCTTCAAAACTTAGGAATTGACATTCTCTGGTTATCGCCTATTTACAAGAGTCCGTTTATTGACCAGGGCTATGATATTTCAGACTACTATGCCATTGATCCTATTTTTGGAACTATGGAAGATATGGAGGAGCTAATTGCTGAAGGTAAGAAGCGGGGCATTTCTATCATTATGGACTTGGTGGTTAACCACTGCTCCAGTCATCACGAGTGGTTCCAAAAAGCTCTAGCGGATCCAGATGGCCCTTATGCGGACTACTTTTACTTCATCGAAAGTGACAAGGAACCCAACAACTGGGAAAGTTACTTTGGAGGCAGTGTCTGGGAACCAGTTCCTGGCACCAACAAATACTATCTCCATTCTTATCACAAGGATCAGCCAGACCTTAATTGGCAAAATCCTGTCTTGCGCGAAGAAATTTACAAGATGATCAACTGGTGGTTGGACAAGGGAATTGCGGGCTTTAGGATCGATGCTATTATCAATATCAAAAAAGATCTAGAATGGCGTTCGCTTCCGTCTGATCGCGAAAATGGCTTGGTCCCAGTACTGGAGTCTCTAGTGAATGCCCAATCGATTGAACCTTTCTTGCATGAGTTAAATGAGCGAACCTTCGCCAAGTACAATGCCTTCACAGTAGGGGAAGTGTTCAATGAAACCGACGAAGAGTTGCATTTCTTCATTGGAAAAGATGGCGTCTTCTCTTCCATCTTTGACTTCAAGCAAACCTGCTTGGGGCAGGAAGGAAAAGGCTGGTTTGACCATAGTCTTCCAACAGCAGATGAACTCAAGGAAAGTATTTTTCAAGCGCATGAGCGCGCGGATAGCATTGGGGTGCTCTCGACCATTATCGAGAATCACGACGAGCCTCGTGGGGTGTCCC
Above is a genomic segment from Streptococcus sp. SN-1 containing:
- a CDS encoding alpha-glucosidase, which gives rise to MEKDWWKGKVAYQIYPKSFKDSNGDGVGDLKGITKKLDYLQNLGIDILWLSPIYKSPFIDQGYDISDYYAIDPIFGTMEDMEELIAEGKKRGISIIMDLVVNHCSSHHEWFQKALADPDGPYADYFYFIESDKEPNNWESYFGGSVWEPVPGTNKYYLHSYHKDQPDLNWQNPVLREEIYKMINWWLDKGIAGFRIDAIINIKKDLEWRSLPSDRENGLVPVLESLVNAQSIEPFLHELNERTFAKYNAFTVGEVFNETDEELHFFIGKDGVFSSIFDFKQTCLGQEGKGWFDHSLPTADELKESIFQAHERADSIGVLSTIIENHDEPRGVSHYIAEGPVNDTSKKALGTIQVLRKGIPFIYQGQEIGMENQVFESVEDFDDIATINGYHVAKEAGLSEEEALAAIANYSRDNARTPMQWSAEPGLGFSDGTAWLISPKPNVAINVKDQEKDPNSILNYYRQLTALYRHPLYGNTIRFGDMIPAYRDRENIIAFERRGDKRLLVVSNFQNRQATLELPAPIKTVVLNNTAGLFQEGDQVLELAPYQTVVLELVE
- a CDS encoding ABC transporter ATP-binding protein, giving the protein MVELNLKNIYKKYPNSEHYSVEDFNLDIKDKEFIVFVGPSGCGKSTTLRMIAGLEDITEGTASIDGVVVNDVAPKDRDIAMVFQNYALYPHMTVYDNMAFGLKLRKYSKEDIDKRVQEAAEILGLKEFLDRKPADLSGGQRQRVAMGRAIVRDAKVFLMDEPLSNLDAKLRVSMRAEIAKIHRRIGATTIYVTHDQTEAMTLADRIVIMSATKNPAGTGTIGRVEQIGTPQEVYKNPVNKFVAGFIGSPAMNFINVKLIGDHIVGDAFNLKVPEGALKVLRDKGYEGKELIFGIRPEDVNAEPAFLETFPESVVKATISVSELLGSESHLYCQVGKDEFVAKVDARDYLQAGATVELGFDLNKAHFFDVETEKTVY